A region of Nitrospirota bacterium DNA encodes the following proteins:
- a CDS encoding DUF370 domain-containing protein → MLNNLVNIGYGNMVMATKVVAVLSPDSAPMRRLKDEAKEQKRLLDATQGRKTRAIIITDSDHVILSAVQVETLMQRFSSGSET, encoded by the coding sequence ATGCTAAACAACCTCGTTAATATCGGATACGGCAACATGGTGATGGCGACAAAGGTCGTGGCGGTCCTCTCTCCCGACTCGGCTCCCATGCGGCGGCTCAAGGACGAAGCGAAGGAACAGAAGCGGCTGCTCGATGCCACGCAGGGGAGAAAGACGCGGGCGATCATTATCACCGACAGCGACCATGTCATTCTCTCCGCGGTGCAGGTTGAGACCCTGATGCAGAGATTTTCCAGCGGGAGTGAAACGTGA
- the gmk gene encoding guanylate kinase — MKRKQGLLFVVSAPSGAGKTSLCRAITDSLEKLAHSVSHTTRKPRSGEIDGRDYYFVSQERFREMIQAGDFAEWAEVHENLYGTSRRVLDVMVSKGRDVILDIDTQGAKQIREKYDTAVYIFIMPPSLDILEERLRNRKSDNEDEIRKRMQRSREEIRDYAMYDYLIVNRDFDSALVELRSIIIAERCRIRLMDTTWIEGIF; from the coding sequence GTGAAGAGAAAACAAGGACTGTTGTTCGTGGTTTCAGCCCCGTCGGGCGCGGGCAAGACGAGCCTGTGCCGGGCCATTACCGACTCGCTGGAGAAACTTGCCCATTCGGTTTCCCATACCACGCGCAAACCGCGGTCCGGCGAGATCGACGGGAGGGACTACTATTTCGTGAGCCAGGAACGTTTCCGGGAGATGATCCAGGCAGGCGATTTCGCGGAATGGGCGGAGGTCCACGAGAACCTCTACGGGACGTCACGGAGGGTGCTTGATGTCATGGTCTCTAAGGGTCGTGATGTGATCCTCGATATCGATACGCAGGGGGCAAAACAGATCAGGGAAAAATATGATACCGCGGTGTACATCTTTATCATGCCGCCGTCGCTCGATATCCTCGAGGAACGGCTCAGAAACCGCAAGTCGGACAACGAGGACGAGATCAGGAAGCGGATGCAGCGGTCGCGCGAAGAGATCAGGGACTATGCGATGTACGACTACCTTATTGTCAACCGGGATTTTGACAGCGCGCTCGTTGAACTGCGCTCCATTATCATTGCGGAACGGTGCCGCATCCGGCTTATGGATACCACGTGGATCGAAGGAATATTTTGA